A stretch of Methanosphaerula palustris E1-9c DNA encodes these proteins:
- the alaS gene encoding alanine--tRNA ligase: protein MSEEDYELDYFKSEGLVRKTCTSCGASFWTRDPERQVCGDAPCEPYNFIGNPVFRPHTLDEMREAYLSFFERHGHTRIDRYPVAARWRDDIYLTIASIADFQPYVTSGVVPPPANPLTISQPCIRLNDLDSVGRSGRHLTLFEMMAHHAFNSPKEEIYWKDHTVELCDEFVHSIGGDLNAITYKEHPWIGGGNAGPSVEVMIGGLEIATLVFMSLGRQKTDHPPVELEGNQYYPMSTRVVDTGYGLERMVWASTGSPTIYDAVFPDMVSTIMHSAGLDHHLDNPESTKMLALNAKFAGLMDISGANLFQLRKKVAATIDVPIEKLQKMIVPIEQVYTIADHTRCLAYMLGDLIVPSNVREGYLARLVLRRTLRVMNDLKMDIDLGDLIEMQINKIGNSQFEQNLDVIHEIVDREVEKYAATIERGTRIIQKVATTYKKKSEKVPLQEVVTLYDSHGLPPELIKEVASKEGAVVDLPDNFYSLIADMHSESQKEQVDDPLESYRERVSGLPDTHPLYYELPTEVEFEGMVLDFFDGYVILDQTLFYPEGGGQPADTGTLVTAESMVRVEDTIKMGGVILHKISGGSLKRGERVKGMVDEDRRWSLMRHHTATHILLHASKEVLGAHIHQSGAQKGSESSRIDIRHFKHITPEELRRIEVKANQIVMKNRPISIKIEERTKAEQKYGFGLYQGGVPPGKEIRIVKVDGDIEACAGTHCKSTGEVGAIKILRVEHIQDGIERIEFSAGRAAITAMQHVEQLLDESAQTLRIQPENLPSSVQRFFTEWKERGKEVERLRARLVDLELQNVRYESVRGVNLVIKEIDVDPSQLASLARKLSKNDGVALLASSTDTLHLVLSSGSRSVDAGKILGQIALLIDGKGGGNATMAHGISEDRSQLEPALQAGKKLILASLGA, encoded by the coding sequence ATGAGCGAAGAAGATTACGAGCTCGATTATTTCAAATCCGAGGGGCTGGTTCGGAAGACCTGCACGTCCTGTGGGGCATCATTCTGGACACGCGATCCTGAGCGTCAGGTCTGCGGGGATGCACCCTGTGAGCCCTACAATTTCATCGGAAATCCTGTCTTTCGACCGCATACCCTCGATGAGATGCGGGAAGCTTATCTCTCATTCTTTGAGCGCCACGGGCATACCCGGATCGACCGGTACCCCGTCGCAGCTCGATGGCGGGACGATATCTACCTGACGATCGCCTCGATTGCTGATTTTCAGCCCTATGTGACGAGCGGTGTCGTACCTCCGCCGGCAAACCCGCTGACGATCTCCCAGCCCTGCATCCGTCTGAACGATCTGGACTCGGTCGGACGATCCGGCCGGCACCTGACCCTCTTTGAGATGATGGCTCATCATGCCTTCAATTCGCCCAAAGAAGAGATCTACTGGAAGGACCACACCGTCGAACTCTGCGACGAGTTTGTACACTCCATCGGCGGCGACCTGAATGCGATCACCTACAAGGAGCACCCCTGGATCGGCGGAGGAAATGCCGGTCCATCAGTTGAAGTGATGATCGGTGGGCTTGAGATCGCCACACTGGTCTTTATGAGCCTTGGGCGGCAGAAGACCGATCACCCCCCTGTCGAACTGGAAGGGAACCAGTATTACCCGATGTCGACCAGGGTCGTCGACACCGGATACGGGCTCGAACGGATGGTCTGGGCCTCGACCGGTTCGCCGACCATCTATGATGCCGTCTTCCCGGATATGGTCAGCACCATCATGCACTCTGCCGGGCTCGACCATCACCTGGATAACCCGGAAAGCACGAAGATGCTGGCCCTGAACGCCAAGTTCGCCGGGCTTATGGACATCTCCGGTGCCAACCTCTTCCAGCTCAGAAAGAAGGTAGCCGCCACAATCGATGTTCCGATCGAGAAACTCCAGAAGATGATCGTCCCGATCGAACAGGTCTACACGATCGCCGACCACACCCGATGTCTGGCATACATGCTTGGGGATTTGATCGTCCCGTCCAATGTCAGGGAAGGGTATCTGGCCCGGCTCGTGCTACGGCGGACACTGCGGGTCATGAACGACCTCAAGATGGACATCGACCTCGGGGATCTGATAGAGATGCAGATCAACAAGATCGGAAACAGCCAGTTCGAGCAGAACCTGGATGTCATCCACGAGATCGTGGACCGCGAGGTCGAGAAGTATGCGGCAACCATCGAACGGGGTACCCGGATCATTCAGAAGGTCGCCACCACCTACAAGAAGAAGAGTGAGAAGGTACCACTCCAAGAGGTGGTCACTCTCTACGATTCGCATGGCCTGCCACCCGAGTTGATCAAGGAAGTCGCCTCAAAAGAGGGAGCCGTGGTCGACCTGCCGGATAACTTCTACTCCCTGATCGCCGATATGCATTCTGAGAGCCAGAAAGAGCAGGTGGACGATCCCCTTGAATCGTACCGAGAACGGGTCAGCGGGTTGCCGGACACGCATCCCCTCTATTATGAACTTCCCACCGAGGTGGAGTTCGAGGGGATGGTTCTGGACTTCTTCGACGGGTATGTAATCCTGGACCAGACCCTCTTCTATCCAGAAGGAGGTGGCCAGCCTGCAGATACCGGAACCCTTGTCACGGCCGAGTCTATGGTCCGGGTCGAGGACACCATCAAGATGGGCGGCGTGATCCTGCATAAGATCAGTGGTGGGAGCCTGAAACGCGGCGAACGGGTGAAAGGGATGGTCGATGAAGACCGGAGATGGTCGCTGATGCGCCATCATACGGCCACGCACATCCTGCTCCATGCCAGCAAAGAGGTGCTCGGCGCCCATATTCATCAGTCCGGCGCTCAGAAGGGAAGTGAGAGCTCGCGTATCGATATCAGGCACTTCAAGCATATCACGCCTGAAGAACTGCGCAGGATCGAGGTGAAGGCGAACCAGATCGTGATGAAGAACAGGCCGATCTCGATCAAGATCGAGGAACGGACCAAAGCCGAACAGAAGTATGGTTTCGGGCTGTACCAGGGTGGGGTTCCCCCGGGTAAAGAGATTCGGATTGTGAAGGTCGACGGCGATATCGAGGCCTGTGCAGGGACGCACTGCAAGTCTACGGGCGAAGTCGGTGCGATCAAGATCCTCCGGGTCGAGCACATCCAGGACGGGATCGAGCGGATCGAATTCTCAGCCGGCAGAGCAGCGATCACGGCGATGCAGCATGTCGAACAGTTGCTGGATGAGTCAGCTCAGACGCTCCGCATCCAGCCAGAGAACCTGCCGAGCAGCGTGCAGCGGTTCTTCACCGAATGGAAAGAGCGGGGGAAAGAGGTCGAACGGCTCAGGGCACGGCTGGTAGACCTCGAACTGCAGAACGTCAGGTACGAATCGGTCAGAGGGGTGAACCTTGTGATCAAAGAGATCGATGTGGATCCATCACAACTGGCATCACTGGCACGGAAACTGTCCAAAAACGACGGAGTTGCTCTGCTCGCCTCCAGCACGGATACGCTCCACCTGGTCCTCTCATCAGGGAGTAGATCCGTGGATGCAGGCAAGATCCTCGGTCAGATCGCGCTGCTCATCGATGGAAAAGGCGGTGGCAACGCCACGATGGCTCATGGGATCAGCGAGGACCGGTCTCAACTCGAGCCTGCTCTGCAGGCTGGCAAGAAACTGATCCTGGCCTCCCTCGGCGCCTGA
- a CDS encoding SWIM zinc finger family protein produces MSDLWADIEEAGALTEPLRAAVIEQYKNRGIKALEALDEERVQKYLDFWVVVGTNDRYIVDEDFCTCNDFIYRGGSCCHILAVKIAQLTGIFQEYARWYLDERPFCMNNQQYL; encoded by the coding sequence ATGAGTGACCTCTGGGCTGATATCGAGGAGGCCGGAGCCCTGACTGAACCGCTTCGGGCTGCCGTGATTGAGCAGTATAAAAATCGGGGGATCAAGGCCCTGGAGGCTCTGGATGAGGAGAGGGTACAGAAGTACCTGGACTTCTGGGTCGTGGTCGGTACCAATGACAGATATATTGTTGACGAGGACTTCTGTACGTGCAACGACTTCATCTATCGTGGCGGCAGTTGCTGTCATATTCTGGCAGTCAAAATCGCGCAACTCACTGGAATTTTTCAGGAATACGCCCGTTGGTACCTCGATGAGCGACCATTCTGCATGAACAACCAACAGTATTTATGA
- a CDS encoding Nif3-like dinuclear metal center hexameric protein has translation MQREALIGQLEEIAPPDGAEPYDAGRIGLIIEGREEIGRICCALDATPKVIDETVQAGADLLVVHHTPLWNPITTVDGPTASLLRAVLSAELNIYVMHTNFDHAPDGINTGLASLLSLTDPEPMSLGLVGTVTLSLSEMVDRLNAGPVRIYGTLDRLERLAVVGGGGFDPCLLAEAKKMGADVFLSSEMKHSVARAAPLPCIESTHYALEAPGMQALAERMNWTYIPDQPELSIFPSL, from the coding sequence ATGCAACGGGAAGCCCTGATCGGTCAACTCGAAGAGATCGCCCCACCAGACGGTGCCGAACCGTATGACGCCGGGCGGATCGGCCTGATCATCGAAGGCAGGGAAGAGATCGGGAGGATCTGCTGTGCCCTGGATGCGACCCCAAAAGTGATCGATGAAACCGTCCAGGCAGGGGCAGATCTGTTGGTCGTTCATCACACGCCGCTCTGGAATCCGATCACCACCGTCGACGGTCCTACCGCATCACTGCTCAGAGCGGTGCTCTCTGCCGAATTGAATATCTATGTGATGCATACCAACTTTGATCACGCCCCGGATGGAATCAACACCGGACTGGCATCACTCCTCTCCCTGACCGACCCGGAACCGATGTCGCTGGGTCTGGTCGGCACGGTGACGCTCTCCCTCTCCGAGATGGTCGATCGCCTGAACGCCGGACCGGTCAGGATCTATGGAACTCTGGACAGACTCGAACGGCTCGCCGTGGTCGGTGGAGGCGGATTTGATCCCTGCCTGCTCGCTGAGGCAAAGAAGATGGGCGCCGATGTGTTCCTCTCCTCAGAGATGAAGCATTCTGTGGCCAGAGCGGCACCGCTGCCGTGCATCGAATCCACACATTATGCGCTCGAAGCCCCCGGGATGCAGGCGCTGGCAGAACGGATGAACTGGACCTATATACCCGACCAGCCAGAACTCTCGATCTTTCCCTCGCTATGA
- a CDS encoding homocysteine biosynthesis protein translates to MEKSIGLINQRIADGNATVVTAEEMPALVDELGEEGALETVDVVTTGTFGAMCSTGAFLNFGHADPPIRMERVWLNDVEAYAGLAAVDAYIGATQQSTTRGDQYGGAHVLEDLVSGKQIDLRAISRGTDCYPRRTINTELILEDLNQATMCNPRNAYQRYNAATNTTDRTLHTYMGMLLPNSGNITYSGAGLLNPITNDPKFRVIGSGTPILLGGGQGMIVGEGTQHSSGAGFGTLMVTGDLKQMSPEYLRAATMQGYGVTMYIGVGVPIPVVDLEVVRSTAVRDEDILVDLVDYGVPSRSRPVLRQVSYADLKSGTIDLNGEEVTASSLSSFRMARRVAADLKERILAGTMSMTLPTRQIDPNKLAHPMHETVHAPRVCDIMDRHQVSITEDEEIRTAAKKLLKGETNHLTVLNLEGRLVGMVTTYDLSKAVANPGKVSLVREIMTRKVITTTPDEVVDVAAQKLEQYNISALPVIDKAGRVLGMLTALDLGKLFGRRWTR, encoded by the coding sequence ATGGAAAAGTCCATTGGCCTGATCAACCAGCGGATCGCTGACGGCAATGCCACTGTTGTTACAGCAGAGGAGATGCCTGCCCTGGTTGATGAACTCGGTGAAGAAGGGGCCCTTGAAACAGTGGATGTGGTCACGACCGGAACATTTGGAGCGATGTGCTCGACGGGAGCATTCCTGAACTTCGGTCACGCCGACCCGCCGATCCGAATGGAACGGGTCTGGCTGAACGATGTCGAGGCGTATGCCGGCCTCGCTGCGGTGGATGCTTATATCGGCGCCACCCAGCAGTCCACAACGCGTGGGGACCAGTACGGCGGCGCCCATGTGCTCGAGGACCTGGTATCCGGGAAGCAGATCGACCTCCGGGCCATCTCCCGCGGTACCGATTGCTATCCCCGGCGGACGATCAACACCGAGCTGATCCTTGAGGATCTGAACCAGGCCACCATGTGTAACCCCCGGAATGCATACCAGCGCTACAATGCCGCAACCAACACCACCGACCGGACCCTCCACACCTACATGGGGATGCTCCTCCCGAACAGTGGAAACATCACCTATTCTGGGGCAGGGCTGTTGAACCCGATCACCAACGACCCGAAGTTCCGGGTGATCGGAAGCGGGACGCCGATCCTGCTCGGTGGCGGTCAGGGGATGATCGTTGGGGAAGGGACGCAGCACTCGTCCGGTGCCGGATTCGGGACCCTGATGGTCACCGGGGACCTCAAGCAGATGTCACCGGAGTACCTGCGTGCAGCCACCATGCAGGGGTATGGGGTCACGATGTACATCGGGGTAGGGGTGCCGATCCCGGTGGTTGACCTCGAGGTTGTCCGGTCCACGGCAGTCAGAGACGAGGATATCCTGGTCGATCTGGTCGACTACGGGGTGCCGAGCAGGTCACGTCCGGTTCTACGGCAGGTCAGTTATGCCGACCTGAAGAGCGGAACGATCGATCTGAATGGGGAGGAGGTGACCGCCTCGTCGCTCTCGAGCTTCCGGATGGCCAGGCGGGTCGCGGCGGACCTGAAAGAGCGGATCCTTGCCGGAACGATGTCGATGACCCTGCCGACCCGGCAGATCGATCCGAACAAGCTCGCCCACCCGATGCATGAGACGGTGCATGCCCCGCGGGTCTGTGATATCATGGACCGGCACCAGGTGAGCATCACCGAGGACGAGGAGATCCGGACGGCGGCAAAGAAACTGTTGAAGGGTGAGACCAACCACCTGACGGTGCTGAATCTGGAGGGACGACTGGTCGGGATGGTCACCACCTATGACCTCTCCAAGGCCGTCGCCAACCCGGGGAAGGTCTCGCTGGTCAGGGAGATCATGACGAGAAAAGTGATCACGACCACACCCGATGAGGTGGTCGACGTTGCAGCCCAGAAACTGGAACAGTATAATATCAGTGCCCTGCCGGTGATCGATAAGGCCGGCCGGGTGCTCGGCATGCTGACGGCACTTGACTTAGGAAAACTGTTCGGCAGGAGGTGGACACGATGA
- a CDS encoding 4Fe-4S binding protein: protein MKLVVTFSRKKGNEPIIATVVKETGVLINVERARIDSSEGEVLIDVPEESCALIRDRMEALGASARPLERTILFDEHECVDCGACIGICSQNVFSFDPDWRLIVKEERCVLCGRCQQACPHHALSLLV, encoded by the coding sequence ATGAAACTGGTGGTGACCTTCTCGCGGAAGAAGGGGAACGAGCCGATCATTGCAACGGTGGTCAAGGAGACCGGCGTGCTGATCAATGTCGAACGGGCTCGGATCGACTCCTCTGAAGGGGAGGTGCTGATCGATGTGCCGGAGGAGAGTTGTGCGCTGATCCGGGACCGGATGGAAGCGCTCGGGGCCTCGGCCCGACCGCTGGAGCGGACGATCCTCTTCGATGAGCACGAGTGTGTGGACTGCGGGGCCTGTATTGGGATCTGCTCGCAGAACGTCTTTTCCTTCGACCCGGATTGGCGTCTCATCGTGAAGGAGGAACGATGTGTGCTCTGCGGAAGGTGCCAGCAGGCCTGCCCGCACCATGCTCTTTCATTGCTGGTATGA
- a CDS encoding UPF0280 family protein: MIRAHFQFKETITTILAEEQAWIEVAKEAMITARQDLERYIARDPFFQMTLEPYTPDHGPSIAERMAGAAGGAGVGPMAAVAGTIAAIGVGAMARAGAAFGVIDNGGDIALITDRPLRIGIYAGTSPISGKVAFVLPPQPAVYGVCTSSATVGPSLSFGVADAVTVFASDPSVADAWATALCNQVRPGVSTAFDSLAGSGVDGAVAILGGEVQRWGSVPPMVSATVDENLITAGELY, from the coding sequence ATGATCCGGGCTCATTTTCAGTTTAAGGAGACGATCACCACGATCCTGGCCGAGGAGCAGGCCTGGATCGAGGTGGCGAAGGAAGCGATGATCACCGCCCGGCAGGACCTGGAGCGGTACATCGCCAGGGATCCGTTCTTTCAGATGACGCTTGAGCCGTATACTCCGGATCATGGACCTTCGATCGCGGAACGGATGGCTGGTGCAGCCGGAGGTGCCGGGGTCGGACCGATGGCCGCGGTCGCCGGCACGATCGCCGCCATTGGGGTGGGTGCGATGGCCCGGGCAGGGGCCGCATTCGGGGTGATCGATAACGGCGGCGACATCGCCCTGATCACCGACCGGCCGCTCAGGATCGGGATCTATGCCGGCACGTCACCAATATCCGGAAAGGTCGCGTTTGTTCTCCCGCCGCAGCCGGCGGTCTATGGGGTCTGTACCTCATCGGCGACGGTCGGGCCGTCCCTCTCGTTCGGGGTCGCCGATGCGGTGACGGTCTTTGCATCCGACCCGTCGGTCGCCGACGCCTGGGCGACGGCGCTCTGCAACCAGGTTCGGCCTGGGGTGAGCACTGCCTTTGACAGCCTCGCAGGGAGTGGTGTCGACGGGGCTGTGGCAATCCTTGGTGGCGAGGTGCAGCGCTGGGGCTCGGTTCCGCCGATGGTCAGTGCAACGGTCGACGAGAATCTGATCACTGCCGGCGAACTATATTAA